From Oryzias melastigma strain HK-1 linkage group LG17, ASM292280v2, whole genome shotgun sequence:
ctaaaacattagctaaaccctaaaatagCCTTGTCAAAAAGCAgtcgaaacagctagcataaaaagagctgaatgaGCTAAATAGCTGAAAGAACTAAAGCGCTATGGGCgtccaaaaaaatgtacacaagaaaactattaataataaagaaagaaagaaaaagtgaatcactattaGACCAATAAATAGTCTCTCCCGTCATAGATCAGAcagcagaagggtggaataaaaagtcacgttctatgttgGTCTCGATCGGTGTTTCTGGTAGTGTGgtggggccgggccaaatgtggaggtggacCTAATccggccgtagtttggggacccctggtctaaaacctgctttttttatactttagaGAACTGGGACGGTCTTGATCCAAACCAGAGACGCTCGGCGGCCAATCGGTTTGGCACACATACGATGACATTTCAATCCATCAACAAGATCAATAGCGGTATCCCACCTGATATAAGTGCACACAGTGCAAGGTCTCCACAGCGGAGCTGCTCTTTCTGTCACATTTGTGGCTGAACCCAGCCCGGCTTTTTGCTGATAAATGCAGTTCTTTCGACCCCCCCAAGGGAAAATGTGCCTGCATCCCTATGGTCAGAAGTGTGCCTGTGTCCCCCCACCATGCCATAGGCAAAGTGGATGTGGGGGGGGGCAGAGACCTTTTTCCCTGCAGCTGTGCCCTTATTCTCAGCACCTGACCGGGGGCCCAGATGTGAACAAAAGCTACAACCATAATTTGAGCAATGCAAGTCCCCGGTGGGACCTGAGCACCTGCAAACGCAGCCCCACTCTCCAACGTGACGGTATAATTGCAGGTCTAACGAGTTTAAATCTGcaaataactaatttaattgcagaaaataaagacagacGGAGGAATGGTGCAaaaattggtttgtttttttttccggaACACACAAAACACTAAGAAGGGACAACACTCAGTTgacagtaaaacacaaatatttcattttgtttgtataCAAGTCCTTTCAAATCAGTATTTTACATAGTTCCTCTGCTCATACTTCGTGTTTTTGCACAATGAACACTCAGTAAAACATACCGGAATGCAAAAAAGTGAGATAAAGCAGTAAAAGGAGCACCATCAATGACCTGCATTTGTTAATCAATAATAtaagaagacaaagaaaacaaaaaattaagtattttacaGAATAATTGACAAATGAAAACCATgcatcacaaaaaacaaaggttaatggtgacatctagtggtgaaAATGGGTAAATGCATCTGTTTGTAAACAGGCAACATTCCAAAAATGAtccatttttacatgttgtgcTTTATTGTGACATAAACAAACACttatttttcattcacttttttaCACTAAATCAGCAAATTTTATGGATTTGATGAGGAAACGTACTTTACTGAGCGTTACGATGCAATCATATAAATAAAcagtcaacagaaaaatgttttcatccttCATGAGTTGAAATGTAACggcactttgtgtttttatttgactgCACTTCCTCATTCTGACagaacaaaaaactttaattattagAATGAAAGATGGCATCGCTTCCATTAAATATACACATAAACTATAATACAGTTTATACCGCTACAGTAAATATACAGCAaacaaatttacatattttttctcttacgatgtaaaaatgtaattttcaaaatattttggatTGATAACTTAAATTATTAGTCACTAAAGACTATTAGCTATGATTTACAATAcgtgcttgtttttatttatattaatgttaaaaaattacatttttaaagttttaaaaatgtagttttagtttgtttaataaatgtttcggCCTGTAACCTAAGGTGCGTTTTGttttgtccccttgtgtgattgagtttgacacccccgatCTACAAGACGAATGctttcttttgacttttttttaccctaACCGTCCATCCGCAGGTCTCTGCCGTCACTGGCCCGAGCGGAGCACAGACGACGGCGGCGTCGTGTGCCGGTTTGGGCAGAGGATCTTGCTAAAGGCCCTCCGAAAGCTACTGTGACACAAGGGGTACAGGAAGGGGTTAATGGCGGAGTTGAGCCACAGGAGCCAGAAGGTGACCTCATACCAGTGATGCTGGATGCATCGCCCTCTGCAGGCGGCACGGATGATCATCAGTAGGGTGTACGGTGCCCAGCAGATGGCGAACACACAAACGATGATCGCCAGAGACTTAGCAATTTTCTTATCCCTGGACAGACGGCTGGGATGAGCGACCCTGCTGGGCGAGGGATCCGGTTTACCCAAACACGGCGAGGAGGTCTGGGAGTGGAAGGAGCCTCTTAAAGGCAGTTTTATCCCGAACCCCCAGTTCTGGGAGAGGGGGTTGCTTTCCCCGTGGGCAGAGGCGGGTTCGCTGGCTTGAAGCTGAAGCTGGGCCTCCCTGTGGTGCTGTCTCCTCCTGCGTATGCTGAGGTAAATGCTGAGGTTGAAGAAAGCCACGGAGatgaaaggagagaaaaacTCCAGCATAGAAGCACTCAGCAGGAAGTACCAGGAGTAATAGAACTCTGCAAAGCACTCATCCTTTGGCACGCGGCTTTTGCCCACCACCAGCTCCCAAAAAATGATCGCTGGGCCGTACAGGACAAAGGCGAGCACCCAGACGGCAATCATCTTGATTATGGCTTCATGAGTCATGCTCTGCCTGGCACGATAACTCACCTGGAGGAGAGAAACAGCAAGAAGGAGGATTTTACTTGAAGGATTCTTCCACATCTATCAAGCTCGAATGAGTTAATAGAAAAGgcaaaattacaaataattatCTAAATATGTTGATAATTTATTGTAACACTTGAAAAAAGAAGcatactttaaaagaagttCTCAAAAGTaacttcagtttaaaaaaaatttgcttaTCAGGGATGTTTGTGCACCCTCATGCATTTTCTGATCCAGATTTTCcacatttgaatatttctgtGAAGAAGAGCAGCTCATTTTTTACGCACTCTTTGAAAAACATCCAT
This genomic window contains:
- the LOC112147129 gene encoding histamine H3 receptor; protein product: MSEEHSDLNSTGYYFDSSSTRVQSSLVFSGPMFVLLMVMMVTLVVVIVLGNALVIWAFKVDKSLRRQCNYYFLNLAISDFLVGAFCIPVYIPYILTGRWTLGRGLCKLWLVVDYLLCSASVFSIVLISYDRFLSVTRAVSYRARQSMTHEAIIKMIAVWVLAFVLYGPAIIFWELVVGKSRVPKDECFAEFYYSWYFLLSASMLEFFSPFISVAFFNLSIYLSIRRRRQHHREAQLQLQASEPASAHGESNPLSQNWGFGIKLPLRGSFHSQTSSPCLGKPDPSPSRVAHPSRLSRDKKIAKSLAIIVCVFAICWAPYTLLMIIRAACRGRCIQHHWYEVTFWLLWLNSAINPFLYPLCHSSFRRAFSKILCPNRHTTPPSSVLRSGQ